Proteins from a single region of Deinococcus malanensis:
- a CDS encoding DUF3293 domain-containing protein, producing the protein MTLRDAFLDTRYGTAKERFRLSPTRGPAPSWGSAGHSWAVVTARNPGAQAQPEPANEAAHRRLGDRTAHLQRLSAINGEGDWQEEALLLLELSLLQAVQLGREFGQAAVLFGAGGRAALVWCGPGSVRVERFWAVVHPDAAHSSPCIL; encoded by the coding sequence GTGACGCTGCGAGACGCTTTTTTAGACACCCGGTACGGCACTGCCAAGGAACGGTTCCGACTCTCCCCTACGCGGGGCCCTGCGCCGTCCTGGGGATCAGCCGGCCACAGCTGGGCGGTGGTGACGGCGCGGAATCCGGGCGCTCAGGCACAGCCGGAGCCAGCCAACGAGGCGGCCCATCGGAGGCTGGGGGACCGGACCGCTCATCTCCAGCGTCTGAGTGCCATCAATGGAGAAGGCGACTGGCAGGAAGAGGCTCTGCTGCTGCTGGAGCTTTCGCTCCTCCAGGCCGTGCAGCTGGGGCGCGAGTTCGGTCAGGCCGCCGTGCTGTTCGGCGCCGGCGGCCGGGCCGCGCTGGTGTGGTGCGGGCCTGGTTCGGTACGTGTGGAACGGTTCTGGGCCGTCGTTCACCCGGATGCTGCCCACAGCAGCCCCTGTATACTCTGA